The Gammaproteobacteria bacterium genomic sequence CCGTCTTGTGCATCCGGCTGTTGTCGGGCAGCGGCTGACCACGACGAATCTTGCCGGTGAGGCGACCCCAGCCCAGCGGACTCCAGACTACAGTCGATACCTGCTGGTCCAGCGCGAGCGGCATGAGCTCCCATTCGTATTCGCGTCCCACCAGTGAATAATACGCCTGGTGTGCGACGTAGCGCGGCCAGCCGTGTTTCTCGGCGACCGCGAGAGATTTCATCAGATGCCAACCGGAGAAGTTCGAGCAGCCCACATAGCGGACCTTGCCGCTTTGCACGAGATCATCCAGGGTGCGCAGGGTTTCCTCGATTGGCGTCAGCGCGTCGAATCCGTGCATGGTGTAGATGTCGATGTAATCCGTTTTTAACCGGCGCAGACTCGCATCAACGGCGCGCATGAGATGATGCCGCGACGACCCGACGTCATTGGGCCCCTCACCCATTGCAAACGTCCCCTTGGTAGAAATGAGCACGTGCTCGCGACGTTTGGCGATGGCCTTACCGAGAATCTCCTCCGACAGGCCATCGGAATAAATATCCGCGCTGTCGAACAGGTTGACACCCGCATCCAGACACAAATCGACCAGACGGCGCGCCTCTTTCACGTCGCTGCTGCCCCAGGCCTTGAAAAATTCGTTGCTACCGCCAAACGTGGCGGCGCCGAAACTTAACGCGGGAACCTTCAACCCGGAACCACCGAGCAGTCTGTACTCCATAATCGTTGCTCCTTATTCCAGGCTCACAAATACTCTGGCGCGCTTGGCGATCGGCCTTCCCACATTGCGCACAATGTTTGCAGACTACACACTCGCGCCCACGATTTCAGCTTTCGAACA encodes the following:
- a CDS encoding aldo/keto reductase, whose amino-acid sequence is MEYRLLGGSGLKVPALSFGAATFGGSNEFFKAWGSSDVKEARRLVDLCLDAGVNLFDSADIYSDGLSEEILGKAIAKRREHVLISTKGTFAMGEGPNDVGSSRHHLMRAVDASLRRLKTDYIDIYTMHGFDALTPIEETLRTLDDLVQSGKVRYVGCSNFSGWHLMKSLAVAEKHGWPRYVAHQAYYSLVGREYEWELMPLALDQQVSTVVWSPLGWGRLTGKIRRGQPLPDNSRMHKTAEKGPPVAEDLLYNVVDVLDALAEETSKTVPQIALNWLLQRPTVASVIVGARDETQLRQNLDAVGWNLTAEQVARLDAVSETTPCYPYWHQRQFVDRNPLPVGGQS